The following coding sequences lie in one Sorghum bicolor cultivar BTx623 chromosome 6, Sorghum_bicolor_NCBIv3, whole genome shotgun sequence genomic window:
- the LOC110436419 gene encoding uncharacterized protein LOC110436419, producing MDSLATAVKDQQNFNKVLESQMTQIAASINSCYSSNAVSTRGGKTTRDPPYPNMTRKPARKDKQDEEDNVEEVELPSTEESTKFNGKVATHEFYETNLLIRLPRTRTQKTDEQFGKFVEVIQQLYVNIPLLDAMQVPTYTMYLRDILNNKKPLPKTAITKLIEECSEVILNKFPEKKKDPGCPTIDCSIGTQHFEHALCDLGASISVMPKVIFDKLNHTTLCPTSIYLQLVDQSIRHLAEVAENITVKIRDFLVPVDFVVLDMEVDKKVPLILGRPFLSTAKAHIDVGAGKIQFTINGAQEKFNFKPKVEQCSMILAIELATIIALMHTKKKAKSKPRAKAKQIWKRKIVPPPKKASTTPQGGPDERT from the coding sequence ATGGACTCTCTAGCTACTGCTGTTAAGGATCAACAGAACTTTAACAAGGTCTTAGAGTCTCAGATGACTCAAATTGCTGCTTCTATTAATTCTTGTTATTCCTCAAATGCGGTGTCCAcgagagggggtaagaccactcgtgatccaCCATATCCTAACATGACAAGGAAACCGGCAAGGAAGGACAAGCAGGATGAAGAAGACAATGTAGAAGAAGTAGAGCTTCCATCAACAGAAGAAAGTACCAAGTTCAATGGGAAAGTGGCAACACATGAGTTCTACGAAACAAACCTACTGATACGATTACCTAGGACAAGGACTCAAAAGACCGATGAACAATTCGGCAAATTTGTTGAGGTAATTCAACAATTATATGTCAATATCCCGTTACTTGATGCAATGCAAGTTCCAACCTACACCATGTACCTGAGAGACATCCTCAACAACAAGAAGCCGCTGCCTAAAACCGCGATAACTAAACTAATTGAAGAATGCAGCGAAGTCATCTTGAATAAATTCccagagaagaagaaggacccCGGGTGccccaccattgattgctccATCGGGACACAACACTTTGAGCATGCACTGTGCGACTTGGGAGCAAGCATCAGTGTCATGCCAAAGGTAATTTTTGACAAGTTAAATCATACTACCTTGTGCCCTACATCAATATATTTGCAGCTAGTAGATCAGTCGATTCGCCATTTAGCAGAAGTAGCTGAGAACATCACTGTCAAGATACGTGATTTCCTCGTTCCTGTGGATTTCGTAGTTCTTGACATGGAAGTTGACAAGAAGGTCCccctcatccttgggagaccattcctcagcactgCCAAGGCACATATTGATGTTGGAGCCGGCAAAATTCAATTCACCATCAATGGGGCCCAGGAGAAATTCAACTTCAAGCCAAAAGTTGAGCAGTGCTCAATGATCTTGGCTATAGAGCTGGCTACAATTATTGCCCTGATGCACACCAAAAAGAAGGCTAAATCAAAACCACGGGCAAAAGCCAAGCAAATATGGAAGAGAAAAATAGTGCCTCCACCCAAGAAGGCCTCTACAACACCTCAGGGAGGTCCTGATGAAAGGACCTGA